Proteins encoded within one genomic window of Tamandua tetradactyla isolate mTamTet1 chromosome 11, mTamTet1.pri, whole genome shotgun sequence:
- the CCDC124 gene encoding coiled-coil domain-containing protein 124 gives MPKKFQGENTKSAAARARKAEAQAAADARKQKELEDAYWKDEDKHIMRKEQRKEEKEKRRLEQLERKKETQRLLEDEDSKLKGSKAPRAAAPTKVTRAQIEETLRRDHQHREAPDPVERARCHLEVPLEENVNRRVPEEGSVEARTIEDAIAVLSVAEAADRHPERRMRAAFTAFEEAQLPRLKQENPNMRLSQLKQLLKKEWLRSPDNPMNQRCAAFNAPKCPGPGPRTAGRRPPAPRAPRPQPSRAAMEGPCPGLSTQ, from the exons ATGCCCAAGAAGTTCCAGGGCGAAAACACCAAGTCGGCAGCGGCCCGGGCACGGAAGGCTGAGGCCCAGGCAGCCGCCGACGCCCGGAAGCAGAAGGAGCTGGAGGACGCTTACTGGAAGGATGAGGACAAGCACATCATGAGGAAGGAGCAGCGCAAG gaggagaaggagaagcggCGCTTGGAGCAGCTGGAGCGCAAGAAGGAGACGCAGCGGCTGCTGGAGGACGAGGACTCCAAGCTCAAGGGCAGCAAGGCCCCCCGCGCAGCCGCGCCTACCAAGGTCACGCGCGCCCAGATCGAGGAGACCCTGCGCCGGGACCACCAGCACCGGGAGGCCCCTGATCCTG TGGAGAGAGCGAGGTGCCACCTGGAGGTGCCCCTGGAGGAGAATGTGAACCGCCGCGTGCCCGAGGAAGGCAGCGTGGAGGCGCGCACCATCGAGGACGCCATTGCCGTGCTCAG TGTGGCAGAGGCGGCCGACAGGCACCCGGAGCGGCGCATGCGCGCGGCCTTCACGGCCTTCGAGGAGGCGCAGCTGCCGCGGCTCAAGCAGGAGAACCCCAACATGCGGCTGTCTCAGCTGAAGCAGCTGCTCAAGAAGGAGTGGCTGCGCTCACCCGACAACCCCATGAACCAGCGCTGCGCAGCCTTCAACGCGCCCAAGTGCCCCGGTCCAGGACCGCGCACAGCCGGACGCCGCCCTCCTGCCCCCCGGGCTCCGCGGCCTCAGCCATCCCGGGCGGCGATGGAGGGTCCCTGCCCCGGGCTGAGCACCCAATAA